From the Carya illinoinensis cultivar Pawnee chromosome 4, C.illinoinensisPawnee_v1, whole genome shotgun sequence genome, one window contains:
- the LOC122306445 gene encoding uncharacterized mitochondrial protein AtMg00810-like, which yields MEITYSKQGISINQRKYALEILFDTGFLGSKPTSTPMDSHLKLNKSEGKLFSDPTSYKRLIGKLLYLTHTRPHLSYSVHHLSQFLDSPQEPHLRVAHRILRYLKGTPGQGLFFPASSSLHLKVFADSNWANCPNTRRSVTSYCVFVGDSLISWKSKKQQTISRSSAKVEYRSMASVVCELT from the coding sequence atGGAAATAACCTATTCTAAGCAAGGTATTTCCATTAACCAACGCAAGTATGCCCTGGAAATATTATTTGACACAGGCTTTCTTGGTTCTAAACCTACGTCAACCCCCATGGATTCTCATTTGAAGTTGAACAAATCTGAGGGTAAACTTTTTTCTGACCCTACCTCTTACAAAAGGCTGATTGGAAAGTTATTGTATTTAACTCATACAAGACCTCATCTTAGTTACTCGGTGCATCATCTTAGTCAGTTTCTAGACAGCCCTCAAGAGCCTCATCTTCGAGTTGCACATCGAATTTTGCGTTACCTTAAAGGCACACCTGGACAAGGTTTATTTTTTCCAGCTTCATCCTCTTTACATTTGAAGGTATTTGCTGATTCTAATTGGGCAAATTGCCCTAATACAAGGAGATCAGTTACTAGCTATTGTGTCTTTGTTGgtgattcattaatctcatggaAGTCTAAGAAACAACAAACTATATCTCGATCTTCTGCTAAAGTGGAATATAGATCTATGGCTTCTGTTGTTTGTGAGCTCACATGA